One window of Triticum dicoccoides isolate Atlit2015 ecotype Zavitan chromosome 5A, WEW_v2.0, whole genome shotgun sequence genomic DNA carries:
- the LOC119302336 gene encoding uncharacterized protein LOC119302336 isoform X3, producing the protein MDFAAMKRRELQALCKEHGLKANGSNADLVARLAAKLSISGGAEEDAVGVVVGKGCLKRSFGGASGGDSDAAKKVTFVLEEEEEAEVGGRRLLLSPVVARTRGRPRAAEALSRAQESGGERWRTRSQVGCDSADETDAGQAGADVVTRRHRRNAANLGAGDVVERVAGAVGRKTSAKAEQQELDAGEAVGRKHQLKRKTSENDADNVDVSVQVGVSCRSTRSSAVQSEPAAAPSPVVHNKRGRKKAGDLKEQDRVKEQPTEIQHVGRTLRSGLVVAGPPLPTVSENKRSRSKVPEGETAVEKVAEVEISGRTTRSSSVPAAATSPIVVAKKRRKTKNVNSDEGQHTVPDVSNDAPVTRVLRNRAIQTIGSTDLKVARPTMLNAAKDGVEDGVAKQDGHVASKKRKMSNRRATVATDGGEIPFSDSSGKASAMDMHVDLPGPVRRSMRKSVVPSFLEHETKGMHGDVEMKETVTKPVGGSTWRSVAPVILEKESKGLTKPVESKETVTKPVGRSTRRSVATVILEKECKGLPKEMIPQVHVKRQTKKSLVPAMTEKGTKSIVTDMIPEARAGRSMRQPALAIVNSKKNDHCEAAISEKCSSAKSEDLEKQQTVKQPVRQLTRKSFVPAVLEKDRKAVPAEMNPDAQFNNENGDHTKMKCAKGGHLEKQLVVKEPSRRSTHKSVAPHVIEKEIKGLQEESKSEVPVSTSVRKLSCPNAVDKESKDHREIVPHAIEKDIKGSQEESKSDVPVRTSVRKPAGPNAVDKEIKDHSEIVRREESSVRTRSAQTKLQRSVQNDASLRQTRHRSSKLAISPLPSKPTASKGRPAKRSRTASLEEVMPAEEQKEDQIAYGSHTSDMIDVASSANSLESGVLPSPAEKSDLRDAQLNTQLEGTVVESSISHGKDGSNILEFELESTVVGTTEKPPSDLAIPDCTHVGALSEEALDSIENAAARCSPVLEQSPTGLQFLFSQGNIEEPDTHNTSPFFKNVMEESDVHKVERQVETVVSLKPCSYQGSDEYSIRVEESGGLMFSSQQNNEQEGFSVSTLRKDWVASVQLDSSEDVHHTVRDITRKDVICNEEEKTDFIPSDINAPHEKSHADKPAEHVSGVSGALFCISQSTTVVDEVNSDSSLLESVDALDNQIASSNTEGLQQDNIEECNLHNARVTEDIHASVMFEAAQVAVPESGKMLQPDVETLVLPDEQLKHKLEGDDHEVQSFSRGEDESPKQSTSCEDQSFLGSGICQTVSRRYTDVVCVKDHKDDCNQHSEGQLTLGNLESDMSEPALDERSESGMSVLRAEETSPFPDEQLNTKLEGNTEQSLICDKDSSNVSLTEFLGNNHLSSLKDPTMDPCHDQELPNDMPAPKSPEESAVFLDDKVSGSVQNLRCDKDGSIVSDTGSLGNKNLSSMKDPSMDPCHVQELPCGPSMDPCHDQELPGDMPAPKSPDEFAVSMDERVSGSVGICQISASIGKGNHIAMDPHHTVKQVDNLNQSAAALLRNMENTPCKPDALEPSSDHLFVIDPSTPMEPLLTEAGLKVGSPDKKLPMEQVQQDDLQVQEGTVEKTPECKHECVSPDKAGPHSLKNEGYPSSIEQSLFDQQSLSSQEDVQVQEDTLEKTALGSTTPECKDEYGFPDEADPHSLKNKRGSLIVEQSPCSLPTLFTQESVEERSECVVLSSARVQAENGVCESNPGSDHDTSADFRAVSKSEDCLDTSQQDNENEELMKASHQQEQVATGQLDLEAASIMEDVDSEEVAYDEENKKPVHPTDINSSCQKINVSGPVEHASGLGDALLSPSLIACTDDSDVHLSSNPCLFESTDFPNEIDWSNTEALQQGLKKQQCDELKEYQVPFGAGNDMIEAGTKDIDSGVPPLRAEETSNMRDEQLNTKLPRTEVVEFGLSCDKGSNNYIDTESVLNSVCTNIPSDFSLPTDCSTDDYQQMELFEGPAEQKSPKDASVCWEDSDPRAVSATIEKPSPSFDLAIPDFKHEGALSVEAVYSMKNDTESCSRDHRRSSIGLHHLFSQESFKGPDVHDDLVLPSTEDEDDSNTRHAEKMVSSEPDSHQGSPVDLSIVEEIKGLFSSERDDEQGFLSSGHKTGCIGSARLDSSEDCNLVKRDINTEVICKEEEKQELVPSSDTRTLHETSITDEPDEQKITLLQAAETSASADKQLSSELEEDEFKEHNFSSEETIGIFGVGSVKGNLFHLHEDSHTNPIQGKELPDNLSAPKSPEQSTFGQAESLLGSGICQAVVQRSTEEINTKLQHERKEECSKYIDDQTTLMSECALFGGSVSGTTLLPTAETSSLPDEQFGPELKCDEFEEPDRSYDEDASYLFGSGSLKNNVPNLGHKEEYYEHSDDPAILSGGMPKPSPIRESESGVALQPAEETPALTNEHLNFEMEELGLCISDMSDTGLMENNNLSCLSKDTYMETWNEDEISIGTPAAKSPGESAVCPDDRVPGSVGICQTSGRRRIDEISTKLLSFKISSAVKGNYIAMDSADDPKQGDNLSPAALPGNWENVHAAKADNPAKQNSDCSVAMDSSS; encoded by the exons ATGGATTTTGCGGCGATGAAGCGGCGGGAACTGCAGGCGCTCTGCAAGGAGCACGGCCTCAAGGCCAACGGATCCAACGCCGACCTGGTCGCCCGCCTCGCCGCCAAGCTCTCG ATTTCTGGCGGTGCGGAGGAGGATGCGGTCGGCGTCGTTGTGGGGAAGGGGTGTTTGAAGCGATCGTTCGGCGGCGCTAGCGGTGGGGATTCGGATGCGGCCAAGAAGGTGACGTTTGTgttggaggaagaggaggaggcggaggtgggtgGCAGACGCCTCTTGTTGTCGCCTGTTGTTGCCAGGACGAGGGGTAGGCCGAGGGCCGCGGAGGCTCTCTCTCGCGCCCAAGAAAGTGGAGGGGAGCGTTGGAGAACGCGTTCCCAAGTTGGTTGTGATTCTGCTGACGAAACTGATGCTGGACAGGCAGGTGCAGATGTTGTGACGAGGCGACACAGGAGGAATGCGGCGAATTTGGGTGCAGGTGATGTGGTTGAGAGGGTAGCTGGAGCTGTAGGCCGGAAAACCTCTGCCAAAGCTGAGCAACAAGAGCTGGACGCTGGAGAAGCAGTTGGTAGGAAGCATCAGCTGAAGCGGAAGACCAGCGAGAATGACGCTGACAATGTAGATGTCAGTGTGCAAGTTGGAGTTTCTTGTAGAAGCACAAGGTCTAGTGCTGTTCAGTCTGAGCCTGCTGCCGCACCGTCTCCTGTTGTTCACAACAaaagagggaggaagaaggcggGAGATCTGAAGGAACAAGATCGTGTCAAGGAGCAACCTACTGAAATTCAACATGTTGGTAGAACTCTAAGATCTGGATTGGTGGTGGCCGGCCCACCGTTGCCTACTGTTTCTGAAAATAAGAGAAGTAGGTCAAAGGTGCCGGAAGGCGAAACTGCTGTGGAGAAGGTTGCCGAGGTGGAAATATCTGGTAGGACTACAAGATCAAGCTCAGTACCAGCTGCTGCGACGTCACCCATTGTCGTtgcgaagaagaggagaaaaaccaAGAATGTCAACTCGGATGAAGGGCAACATACGGTTCCAGATGTATCAAATGATGCTCCAGTTACAAGGGTCTTGAGGAATAGAGCTATTCAGACAATTGGCAGTACTGACTTGAAGGTAGCTCGCCCAACCATGCTCAATGCCGCCAAAGACGGCGTAGAAGATGGTGTGGCTAAGCAAGATGGGCATGTGGCGTCCAAAAAGAGGAAAATGTCGAATCGCAGGGCTACAGTAGCCACAGATGGCGGTGAAATCCCATTTTCTGATAGCAGTGGTAAGGCTTCTGCTATGGACATGCATGTAGACCTACCTGGGCCTGTGAGAAGATCGATGCGGAAATCTGTTGTTCCATCGTTTCTTGAGCACGAAACCAAAGGTATGCATGGAGATGTGGAGATGAAAGAAACAGTGACAAAACCTGTTGGGGGATCAACCTGGCGATCTGTTGCCCCAGTTATACTCGAGAAAGAGTCCAAGGGTCTCACAAAACCTGTGGAGAGCAAAGAAACAGTGACAAAACCTGTTGGGCGATCAACCCGGCGATCTGTTGCCACAGTTATACTTGAGAAAGAGTGCAAGGGTCTCCCAAAAGAAATGATTCCTCAAGTGCATGTTAAGCGACAAACAAAGAAATCTCTTGTCCCGGCTATGACTGAGAAAGGAACAAAGAGCATCGTTACAGACATGATTCCAGAAGCACGTGCTGGAAGGTCAATGCGACAACCTGCTCTTGCTATTGTTAATAGTAAGAAGAATGATCACTGTGAAGCAGCCATCAGTGAGAAGTGTTCAAGTGCTAAGAGTGAAGACTTGGAGAAGCAACAAACAGTCAAGCAACCTGTTAGACAGTTAACACGGAAATCATTTGTTCCGGCTGTGCTTGAGAAGGACAGGAAGGCTGTACCTGCAGAAATGAATCCTGATGCACAGTTCAATAATGAGAATGGTGATCACACTAAAATGAAATGTGCTAAGGGTGGACACTTGGAGAAACAACTAGTAGTGAAAGAACCATCTAGGCGATCAACACACAAATCTGTTGCCCCACATGTGATTGAGAAAGAAATTAAGGGTTTACAAGAAGAATCAAAGTCTGAAGTTCCTGTGAGCACATCTGTGCGTAAACTATCTTGTCCTAACGCGGTTGATAAGGAGAGCAAGGATCACAGAGAAATTGTCCCTCATGCGATTGAGAAAGACATTAAGGGTTCTCAAGAAGAATCGAAGTCAGATGTTCCTGTGAGGACATCAGTGCGTAAACCGGCTGGTCCTAATGCGGTTGATAAGGAGATTAAGGATCACAGTGAAATTGTCAGGAGGGAAGAGTCAAGTGTTCGCACAAGAAGCGCACAAACAAAACTCCAACGTTCTGTTCAGAATGATGCGAGTCTGCGGCAAACAAGACACAGATCTTCGAAGCTAGCGATATCACCGCTACCGTCAAAGCCAACAGCTTCAAAGGGAAGACCTGCAAAGAGGAGTAGAACAGCATCTTTGGAAGAAGtcatgcctgctgaagagcagaagGAAGACCAAATTGCTTATGGTAGCCACACGAGTGATATGATTGATGTTGCCAGTAGTGCTAATAGCTTGGAAAGTGGGGTGCTGCCTTCCCCAGCTGAAAAATCTGATTTGCGTGACGCACAGCTTAACACTCAGCTGGAGGGCACAGTCGTTGAATCCAGCATCAGCCATGGTAAAGATGGTAGTAACATTCTGGAGTTCGAGCTTGAGAGCACAGTAGTAG GTACCACTGAGAAGCCTCCGTCCGATTTAGCTATTCCGGACTGTACACATGTAGGTGCTTTATCTGAGGAAGCCCTGGACTCAATAGAAAATGCTGCTGCAAGGTGCTCACCAGTTCTTGAACAATCACCCACTGGGCTACAGTTCCTATTCTCACAGGGAAACATAGAAGAACCTGATACACATAACACTAGTCCATTTTTTAAAAATGTCATGGAAGAATCAGATGTTCACAAGGTTGAGCGTCAAGTTGAAACAGTTGTTTCATTAAAACCTTGCTCATATCAAGGCTCTGATGAATATTCAATCAGAGTCGAAGAAAGTGGAGGTTTAATGTTTTCGTCTCAGCAAAACAATGAACAAGAAG GATTTTCAGTGTCCACCCTCAGAAAAGATTGGGTTGCATCTGTTCAGTTGGATTCGTCAGAGGATGTGCATCATACAGTAAG GGATATTACTAGAAAGGACGTGATCTGCAACGAGGAAGAGAAAACGGACTTTATTCCTTCAGACATTAATGCTCCCCATGAGAAATCACATGCGGATAAACCTG CTGAGCACGTCTCTGGTGTTAGTGGAGCTCTATTTTGCATTTCACAGAGCACCACTGTTGTTGATGAAGTAAATTCGGATTCTTCACTGCTAGAATCAGTGGATGCTTTAGATAATCAGATAGCATCTTCTAATACTGAAGGGCTTCAACAGGATAATATAGAGGAATGCAATCTACACAATGCAAGAGTCACGGAAGACATCCATGCAAGTGTCATGTTTGAAGCTGCACAGGTTGCTGTACCAGAAAGTGGAAAAATGCTGCAGCCAGATGTAGAAACATTAGTATTGCCAGATGAGCAGCTTAAGCACAAGCTGGAGGGTGATGATCACGAAGTACAAAGCTTTAGCCGCGGTGAAGATGAATCTCCAAAACAATCTACATCATGTGAGGATCAAAGCTTTTTAGGGTCAG GTATTTGTCAAACTGTTTCGCGAAGGTATACAGATGTAGTTTGTGTCAAGGATCATAAAGATGACTGCAATCAACACAGTGAAGGTCAACTTACTTTAGGCAACCTAGAAAGTGACATGTCTGAACCTGCACTTGATGAACGATCTGAAAGTGGAATGTCAGTGCTCCGAGCTGAAGAAACATCACCATTTCCAGATGAGCAGCTTAACACCAAGCTGGAGGGCAACACAGAACAAAGCCTTATCTGTGATAAAGACAGCAGCAATGTTTCTCTCACTGAATTTTTGGGAAACAATCATCTGTCTAGCTTGAAGGACCCTACAATGGATCCTTGCCATGACCAGGAGCTCCCAAATGACATGCCTGCACCTAAATCTCCTGAAGAATCTGCAGTTTTTCTGGATGACAAAGTCTCGGGTTCAGTGCAAAACCTTAGGTGTGATAAAGATGGTAGCATCGTCTCTGACACTGGATCTTTGGGAAACAAGAATCTGTCCAGCATGAAGGACCCTTCAATGGATCCTTGCCATGTCCAGGAACTCCCCTGTGGCCCTTCAATGGATCCTTGCCATGACCAGGAACTACCCGGGGACATGCCTGCACCTAAATCTCCTGACGAATTTGCAGTTTCTATGGATGAGAGAGTCTCTGGTTCAGTAG GGATTTGTCAAATTAGTGCGAGCATAGGCAAAGGAAACCACATTGCTATGGATCCCCACCATACCGTGAAGCAAGTGGATAACCTGAACCAATCTGCAGCTGCCTTGCTGAGAAACATGGAGAACACACCTTGTAAGCCTGATGCTCTTGAGCCTAGCAGTGATCACTTGTTTGTGATTGATCCATCAACACCTATGGAGCCTCTACTGACGGAAGCAGGACTTAAAGTGGGCAGTCCTGACAAGAAACTACCTATGGAGCAGGTTCAGCAAGATGATTTACAAGTGCAAGAAG GTACCGTAGAGAAGACACCAGAGTGTAAACATGAATGTGTATCACCTGATAAAGCAGGACCACACTCATTGAAGAATGAGGGATATCCATCAAGTATTGAACAATCATTATTTGATCAGCAGTCCCTTTCTTCGCAGGAGGATGTACAAGTACAGGAAG ATACCCTAGAGAAGACAGCACTAGGTTCAACTACACCAGAGTGTAAAGATGAATATGGATTTCCTGATGAAGCAGATCCACACTCATTGAAGAACAAGAGAGGTTCATTGATTGTTGAACAATCACCATGTAGTCTGCCGACCCTTTTCACGCAGGAAAGTGTAGAAGAACGCAGTGAATGTGTTGTCCTTTCTTCAGCAAGAGTTCAGGCTGAAAATGGAGTTTGTGAGTCAAATCCTGGTTCAGACCATGATACTAGTGCGGACTTTCGTGCAGTTTCCAAAAGTGAAGATTGTTTGGATACTTCTCAGCAAGATAATGAAAATGAAG AATTAATGAAGGCTAGTCATCAACAAGAGCAGGTGGCAACTGGTCAGCTAGATTTGGAGGCTGCAAGTATCATGGA GGACGTTGATTCTGAGGAAGTAGCCTATGATGAAGAAAATAAGAAGCCTGTTCATCCTACAGACATTAATTCTTCGTGTCAAAAAATAAATGTCAGCGGACCTG TTGAGCATGCTTCTGGTCTTGGTGATGCTTTATTGAGCCCCTCACTAATTGCTTGTACCGATGACAGTGATGTGCATCTGAGTTCTAATCCTTGCCTGTTTGAATCAACTGATTTCCCGAATGAAATAGATTGGTCCAATACCGAGGCTTTGCAGCAGGGTCTCAAAAAGCAGCAATGCGATGAGCTAAAGGAATACCAAGTTCCTTTTGGAGCCGGTAATGATATGATTGAAGCTGGCACAAAAGACATAGACAGTGGAGTTCCACCACTTCGAGCTGAAGAAACATCAAATATGCGAGACGAGCAGCTTAACACTAAGCTGCCGCGCACAGAAGTTGTGGAATTTGGTCTTAGCTGTGACAAAGGCAGTAATAATTATATAGATACTGAATCTGTGTTGAACAGTGTTTGTACAAATATTCCGTCGGATTTCAGTTTACCAACGGATTGTTCCACAGATGATTACCAGCAAATGGAGCTCTTTGAAGGCCCTGCTGAACAAAAATCTCCCAAAGATGCTTCTGTATGCTGGGAGGACAGTGATCCAAGAGCAGTGTCAGCTACCATTGAGAAGCCTTCACCTTCATTTGATTTAGCAATTCCAGATTTTAAACATGAAGGTGCTCTATCAGTGGAAGCAGTGTACTCAATGAAGAATGACACTGAAAGCTGTTCACGAGATCACAGACGATCGTCCATTGGGCTTCATCACTTGTTCTCGCAGGAGTCATTTAAAGGACCAGATGTGCATGATGATCTTGTGCTTCCAAGTACTGAGGATGAAGATGATTCCAACACTCGCCATGCTGAAAAAATGGTTTCTTCAGAACCTGATTCACATCAAGGGTCTCCTGTAGATTTAAGTATAGTTGAAGAAATTAAGGGTTTGTTTTCATCTGAGAGAGACGATGAACAAG GATTCCTGAGTTCCGGCCACAAAACAGGATGTATTGGATCTGCCCGGTTGGATTCATCAGAGGATTGTAATCTTGTGAAAAG GGATATTAATACTGAGGTGATCTGCAAGGAGGAAGAGAAACAGGAACTTGTTCCTTCTTCTGACACTCGCACCCTTCATGAAACATCAATTACTGATGAACCTG ATGAACAGAAAATAACCCTGCTGCAAGCTGCGGAAACATCGGCTTCAGCAGATAAGCAGCTTAGCTCCGAGCTGGAGGAGGATGAATTTAAGGAACACAACTTTAGTAGTGAAGAAACGATTGGCATATTTGGTGTTGGATCGGTGAAGGGTAATCTATTCCATTTACATGAGGACTCTCATACCAATCCTATCCAGGGAAAGGAGCTCCCAGATAACCTATCTGCACCCAAATCTCCTGAACAATCCACGTTTGGGCAGGCTGAGAGTCTTTTGGGATCAG GCATTTGTCAGGCTGTCGTTCAAAGGAGTACAGAAGAAATCAACACCAAGCTCCAACATGAGCGTAAAGAGGAATGCAGTAAGTACATTGATGATCAAACCACTCTCATGTCTGAATGTGCACTGTTTGGAGGATCAGTAAGTGGAACGACACTGCTGCCAACTGCAGAAACATCTTCATTGCCAGATGAGCAATTTGGCCCTGAGCTCAAGTGCGATGAATTTGAGGAACCTGACCGTAGTTATGATGAAGATGCAAGCTACTTATTTGGTTCTGGGTCTCTGAAGAACAATGTACCCAATCTGGGTCATAAGGAGGAATACTATGAGCACAGTGATGATCCAGCCATACTATCAGGTGGCATGCCCAAGCCCTCACCAATTAGAGAATCAGAAAGTGGAGTGGCACTGCAGCCAGCTGAAGAAACACCAGCATTGACAAATGAGCACCTTAACTTTGAGATGGAGGAACTGGGCCTTTGCATTAGTGACATGTCTGATACTGGATTAATGGAGAACAACAATCTATCTTGCTTGTCCAAAGACACTTATATGGAAACGTGGAACGAAGATGAGATTTCAATTGGCACACCTGCAGCTAAATCTCCAGGAGAATCTGCAGTTTGCCCAGATGACAGGGTTCCTGGGTCAGTAG GAATCTGCCAAACTAGTGGGCGACGACGCATAGATGAAATTAGCACAAAGTTGCTGAGCTTCAAAATTTCGAGTGCAGTCAAAGGAAATTACATTGCCATGGACTCTGCTGATGACCCGAAGCAAGGTGACAACCTGAGTCCGGCTGCTTTGCCAGGGAACTGGGAGAATGTTCATGCAGCCAAAGCAGATAATCCTGCAAAGCAAAACAGTGACTGCTCGGTTGCGATGGACTCCTCAAGCTGA